A region from the Bradyrhizobium erythrophlei genome encodes:
- a CDS encoding class II aldolase/adducin family protein codes for MTPPVNSPAIKVVRSVREQVSAEEWQTRVDLAACYRLTAMYGMTEMIANHISCRVPGSHGHFLINPYGMLYEEIDASCLIKIDLDGNVLFNASDYGVNAAGFVIHSAIHMARHDVDCVAHTHTPAGMAVSAMECGLLPLAQTSMRFLHIAYHDFEGIADDVGERERLVRDLGDHEAMVLRNHGLLVVGRTIPATFNLLYRMERACEVQVMALSCNTKLVYPPRDVLEKTFDKVKPRPELPNRNGELAWPALLRKLDRADPSYRN; via the coding sequence ATGACCCCTCCCGTCAATTCTCCCGCGATCAAAGTGGTAAGATCGGTCCGCGAGCAGGTGAGCGCGGAGGAATGGCAAACCCGCGTCGATCTCGCGGCCTGCTACCGCCTCACCGCGATGTACGGCATGACCGAGATGATCGCCAACCACATCTCCTGCCGCGTTCCCGGCTCGCACGGTCACTTCCTGATCAACCCTTATGGGATGCTCTACGAAGAGATTGATGCCTCCTGCCTGATCAAGATCGATCTCGACGGCAACGTGCTCTTCAACGCTTCCGACTACGGTGTCAACGCCGCCGGCTTCGTCATTCACAGCGCCATTCACATGGCCCGGCACGACGTCGACTGCGTCGCGCATACGCACACGCCGGCCGGCATGGCGGTCTCGGCGATGGAATGCGGGCTGCTGCCGCTGGCGCAGACCTCGATGCGGTTTCTCCATATCGCCTACCACGACTTCGAGGGCATCGCCGACGATGTCGGCGAACGCGAGCGGCTGGTCAGGGACCTCGGCGATCACGAAGCGATGGTATTGCGCAACCACGGACTGCTGGTGGTCGGACGAACCATCCCCGCCACCTTCAACCTGCTGTATCGGATGGAGCGCGCCTGCGAGGTGCAGGTGATGGCGCTGTCCTGCAACACCAAATTGGTCTACCCGCCGCGGGACGTCCTGGAAAAGACCTTCGACAAGGTCAAGCCGCGCCCCGAGCTGCCCAACCGCAACGGCGAACTGGCCTGGCCGGCGTTGTTGCGCAAACTCGACCGCGCCGATCCATCCTACCGGAATTAG
- a CDS encoding RidA family protein, with protein MVVSTQGPTLAVLPAAKDEPSPGRAQILQPSGWPMPKGYANGMAADGRLVVTGGVIGWDPHGHLPADFIAQVRQALGNISAILAEGGARPEHLVRLTWYVVDMEEYLANLKMLGQIYREIFGAHYPAMALVQVVRLVEPAARVEIEATAVVPR; from the coding sequence TTGGTCGTGAGCACTCAAGGGCCCACGCTTGCGGTGCTGCCGGCGGCGAAGGACGAGCCTTCGCCAGGGCGCGCGCAGATTTTGCAGCCGAGCGGCTGGCCGATGCCGAAGGGATACGCCAACGGCATGGCAGCCGACGGCCGCCTTGTGGTGACTGGCGGCGTGATCGGCTGGGACCCGCACGGTCATCTGCCGGCGGATTTCATCGCGCAGGTTCGTCAGGCCCTGGGCAACATCTCGGCCATTCTTGCCGAGGGCGGTGCGCGGCCCGAACATCTGGTCCGCCTCACCTGGTATGTCGTCGACATGGAAGAATATCTGGCGAACCTGAAGATGCTGGGCCAGATCTATCGCGAGATCTTCGGCGCGCATTATCCGGCGATGGCGCTGGTCCAGGTGGTGCGCCTCGTCGAGCCGGCAGCGCGGGTCGAGATCGAGGCGACGGCGGTGGTGCCGCGCTGA
- a CDS encoding benzoate-CoA ligase family protein: protein MILDRPEFRYPEYLNAAVELTDRIVEQGMGDQVALIGNGRQRTYKELADWSNRLAHALVENYGVKPGNRVLIRSGNNPALVAAWLAATKAGAVVVNTMPMLRAGELTKIIDKAEIALALTDSRIADELVACAKTSRFLKQVVNFDGTSNHDAELDRVALSKPVRFDAVKTGRDDVALLGFTSGTTGEPKATMHFHRDLLIVADGYAREVLNVTPDDVFVGSPPLAFTFGLGGLAIFPLRFGATATLLENAAPGEMVKIIETHKATICFTSPTAYRAMMAAMDKGADLSSLRLAVSAGETLPAPVFESWMRKTGKTILDGIGSTELLHIFITNRVGDANAGTTGRPVSGYEAKVVDNDMNEVSAGTAGKLAVRGPTGCRYLADSRQSNYVRDGWNLTGDTFVRDEKGRFSFVARSDDMIVSSGYNIAGPEIEAALLSHPAVAECGVVGAPDEARGMIVKAYVVLMSGVTADDALATALQDHVKREIAPYKYPRAIEFVAQLPKTETGKLKRFALRQIAQAGGGSPGMAAE from the coding sequence TTGATCCTCGACCGGCCGGAGTTCAGGTATCCCGAATATCTCAACGCCGCCGTCGAACTGACCGATCGGATCGTCGAGCAGGGGATGGGCGATCAGGTCGCGCTGATCGGCAACGGTCGCCAGCGCACCTACAAGGAGCTGGCCGACTGGTCGAACCGCCTCGCACATGCATTGGTGGAGAATTACGGCGTAAAACCCGGTAACCGCGTCCTAATCCGTTCGGGCAACAATCCGGCCCTGGTCGCTGCATGGCTGGCGGCGACAAAGGCAGGCGCCGTCGTCGTCAATACCATGCCGATGCTTCGTGCCGGTGAACTGACCAAGATCATCGACAAGGCAGAGATCGCGCTGGCGTTGACGGACAGCCGTATCGCCGACGAACTCGTTGCGTGCGCGAAGACCAGCCGCTTCCTCAAGCAGGTCGTGAATTTCGACGGAACGTCGAACCATGATGCCGAGCTCGACCGCGTGGCGCTGAGCAAGCCGGTGCGGTTCGATGCGGTCAAGACCGGCCGGGATGATGTCGCACTGCTGGGCTTTACATCCGGGACCACGGGTGAGCCGAAAGCGACGATGCATTTCCATCGCGATCTCCTGATCGTTGCGGATGGGTACGCCAGGGAAGTCCTCAACGTCACGCCGGACGATGTCTTCGTGGGTTCGCCGCCGCTCGCCTTCACGTTCGGGCTCGGCGGCCTTGCGATCTTTCCGTTGCGGTTCGGAGCCACCGCGACACTGCTGGAAAATGCAGCCCCCGGCGAGATGGTCAAGATCATCGAGACCCACAAGGCCACGATCTGCTTCACGTCGCCGACCGCCTATCGGGCGATGATGGCCGCGATGGACAAGGGCGCCGATCTGTCGTCGCTGCGCCTTGCGGTTTCGGCCGGGGAGACCCTGCCGGCGCCGGTTTTCGAAAGCTGGATGCGCAAGACGGGCAAGACGATTCTCGACGGGATCGGCAGCACGGAATTGCTGCATATCTTCATCACGAACAGGGTAGGGGACGCCAACGCCGGAACGACGGGCCGCCCGGTTTCGGGTTACGAGGCAAAGGTCGTCGACAATGACATGAACGAAGTGTCGGCGGGCACCGCAGGCAAGCTTGCGGTTCGCGGTCCGACCGGCTGCCGTTATCTCGCGGATTCCAGGCAGTCGAACTATGTGCGCGATGGCTGGAATCTCACGGGCGACACGTTCGTGCGCGACGAGAAGGGACGGTTTTCCTTCGTGGCCCGCTCGGACGACATGATCGTCTCCTCCGGCTACAACATTGCAGGCCCGGAAATCGAGGCCGCCCTGCTGAGCCATCCGGCCGTAGCCGAGTGCGGCGTGGTCGGCGCGCCCGACGAAGCGCGCGGCATGATCGTCAAGGCCTATGTGGTTCTGATGTCCGGCGTCACCGCCGATGACGCGCTGGCGACGGCGCTGCAGGATCATGTCAAGCGCGAGATTGCGCCTTACAAATATCCGCGTGCAATTGAATTTGTCGCGCAACTGCCCAAGACCGAGACCGGCAAGCTGAAGCGGTTCGCGCTGCGGCAAATCGCGCAGGCAGGCGGCGGCTCGCCGGGCATGGCCGCGGAATGA
- a CDS encoding alpha/beta hydrolase, translating to MAAAVDYEAEYNNRARVPENAAIMAGWATDAAAYRERHAPQVIAYGPGARHSIDFFPGSDQGPIVVFIHGGYWQALDASFFSHLAGGLNAHGIGVAIPSYDLCPAVTVDQIIQQMRMATRELARMGRSLIISGHSAGGHLAACMLATDWPAYDASLPENLVVAAYAISGLFELGPLVPTSINGALQLDDATARAASPLFWKAPSRGSLDAVVGENESAEYFRQSRTIVEHWGAAGLATRFGVVPAANHFTAIAPLAVPGSPMTLRLKELAKR from the coding sequence TTGGCCGCCGCCGTCGACTACGAAGCCGAATACAACAACCGGGCGCGGGTCCCGGAAAATGCCGCGATCATGGCTGGCTGGGCAACCGACGCGGCCGCCTATCGCGAGCGGCACGCGCCGCAGGTGATCGCCTATGGCCCGGGCGCGCGGCACAGCATCGATTTCTTTCCCGGCAGCGATCAAGGGCCGATCGTCGTCTTCATCCATGGCGGCTACTGGCAGGCGCTGGACGCCTCCTTTTTCAGCCATCTCGCGGGCGGGCTGAATGCCCACGGCATCGGTGTCGCCATTCCTAGCTACGACCTGTGTCCCGCGGTCACGGTCGATCAGATCATCCAGCAGATGCGGATGGCGACGCGTGAGTTGGCGCGCATGGGACGCTCCCTCATCATCAGCGGCCATTCCGCCGGCGGGCATCTCGCCGCCTGCATGCTGGCGACCGACTGGCCGGCCTACGACGCGTCGCTGCCCGAAAATCTCGTCGTTGCGGCCTACGCGATTTCTGGCCTGTTCGAGTTGGGGCCGCTGGTTCCAACGTCGATCAACGGGGCATTGCAGCTCGATGACGCCACCGCCCGGGCGGCGAGCCCGTTGTTCTGGAAGGCGCCTTCGCGCGGCAGCCTCGATGCGGTGGTCGGCGAAAACGAGAGCGCGGAATATTTTAGGCAGAGCCGAACAATCGTTGAGCACTGGGGCGCGGCGGGCCTCGCCACCCGGTTCGGCGTCGTCCCCGCCGCCAATCATTTCACCGCGATTGCCCCGCTGGCCGTTCCGGGCTCGCCGATGACCTTGCGCCTGAAGGAACTGGCGAAACGCTAG
- a CDS encoding MarR family winged helix-turn-helix transcriptional regulator, with amino-acid sequence MILDSETKAVELPEDHGNELRLWLRLLTCTTLIEGEVRGRLRERFDVTLPRFDLMAQLDKAPDGMTLSDVSKRMMVSNGNVTGLVERLVESGHLDRRTSDTDRRVQVIRLTKTGRAEFRKMATEHETWIADIFFDLTPKDVRELMRLLAKTKASAQKSAQKRA; translated from the coding sequence ATGATCCTTGATTCCGAGACCAAGGCCGTCGAACTCCCGGAAGATCACGGCAACGAACTCAGATTATGGCTGCGCCTGCTGACCTGCACCACCCTGATCGAAGGCGAGGTGCGCGGCCGGCTGCGCGAGCGGTTCGATGTCACGCTGCCGCGGTTCGACCTGATGGCCCAGCTCGACAAGGCGCCCGACGGCATGACGCTGTCGGACGTCTCGAAGCGGATGATGGTCAGCAACGGCAACGTCACCGGGCTGGTCGAGCGTCTCGTCGAATCCGGCCATCTCGACCGGCGGACATCGGACACCGACCGCCGCGTGCAGGTGATACGGCTGACAAAAACCGGCCGCGCCGAGTTTCGCAAGATGGCCACCGAGCACGAAACCTGGATCGCCGACATATTTTTCGATTTGACCCCGAAAGACGTGCGCGAACTGATGCGGCTGTTGGCCAAGACCAAGGCCTCGGCGCAGAAGTCCGCGCAAAAACGGGCTTAG
- a CDS encoding ABC transporter substrate-binding protein translates to MKQQWKLAGLAVLLSVAAGQATAQEKLKIGVIVTLSGPAAVLGQQARDGFMLAVKDLGGKMAGRDVEVVAVDDELKPDAAVTKVKGLLERDKVDFVVGPIFSNILQAIHKPVTDTKTFLISPNAGPSSYAGKNCSPFFYVTSYQNDQVHEILGKVAQDRGYKRVYIMVPNYQAGKDSAAGFKLDYKGEIVEETYVPLGTLDFQVELSKIASTKPDAVFTFMPGGMGVSLVKQYSQAGLADKIPVLSAFTVDESTLPAQQDAAVGMFGGANWAPNLDNPQSKKFVGAYEAAYNSVPGTYAMQGYDTALLIDSAVKAVKGDLSNKEAVAAALKKADFTSLRGSFKFNTNGYPIQDFYLTKVAKRADGKFQTEIVEKVFENYGDRYAKECTPGN, encoded by the coding sequence ATGAAGCAGCAGTGGAAGTTGGCAGGGCTCGCGGTTCTCTTGAGCGTCGCGGCCGGTCAGGCCACAGCCCAGGAGAAGCTCAAGATCGGCGTGATCGTGACGCTGTCGGGCCCGGCGGCGGTGCTCGGCCAGCAGGCCCGCGACGGCTTCATGCTCGCGGTCAAGGACCTCGGCGGCAAGATGGCAGGCCGCGATGTCGAGGTCGTGGCGGTCGATGACGAACTCAAGCCGGACGCCGCGGTGACCAAGGTGAAGGGCCTGCTCGAACGCGACAAGGTCGATTTCGTGGTCGGGCCGATCTTCTCCAACATCCTGCAGGCGATCCACAAGCCGGTTACGGATACCAAGACGTTCCTGATCAGCCCGAATGCCGGCCCGTCGAGCTATGCCGGCAAGAATTGCAGCCCCTTTTTCTACGTGACCTCCTACCAGAACGATCAGGTGCACGAGATCCTCGGCAAGGTCGCGCAGGATCGCGGCTACAAGCGCGTCTACATCATGGTGCCGAACTACCAGGCCGGCAAGGATTCCGCGGCCGGCTTCAAGCTCGACTACAAGGGCGAAATCGTCGAGGAGACCTACGTGCCGCTGGGCACGCTGGATTTCCAGGTCGAACTCTCCAAGATCGCCTCCACCAAGCCCGATGCGGTCTTCACCTTCATGCCGGGCGGCATGGGCGTCAGCCTGGTGAAGCAGTACAGCCAGGCCGGTCTCGCCGACAAGATTCCGGTGCTGTCGGCGTTCACCGTCGACGAATCGACGCTGCCGGCGCAGCAGGATGCGGCGGTCGGCATGTTCGGCGGCGCGAACTGGGCGCCCAATCTCGACAATCCCCAGAGCAAGAAATTCGTCGGCGCCTATGAGGCGGCCTACAACAGTGTGCCCGGCACCTATGCCATGCAGGGCTACGATACGGCGCTATTGATCGACAGCGCGGTCAAGGCGGTGAAAGGCGACCTCTCCAACAAGGAGGCGGTTGCGGCGGCCTTGAAGAAGGCCGACTTCACCTCGCTGCGCGGCAGCTTCAAATTCAACACCAACGGTTATCCGATCCAGGATTTCTATCTGACCAAGGTGGCAAAGCGCGCGGATGGCAAATTCCAGACCGAGATCGTCGAAAAAGTGTTCGAGAACTACGGCGACCGCTACGCCAAGGAATGCACGCCGGGCAACTAA
- a CDS encoding cupin domain-containing protein — protein sequence MTSEITGITRANEGMQGISWNILGQTYVPKNRSDHCFSWHATLPPGTFVPPHIHPDQDEYLYMLEGKLDFMLGGAEAQATPGDLIRLGMGVPHGIFNKSDQTAKVLFWVSPTQKLYDLFWGLHNMKEQKPEDVVAMAAEFNIHFLPPPPGA from the coding sequence ATGACCAGCGAGATCACCGGCATCACCCGCGCCAACGAGGGTATGCAAGGCATTTCCTGGAACATCCTCGGCCAGACCTATGTGCCGAAAAATCGCAGCGACCATTGCTTCTCCTGGCACGCCACGCTGCCGCCCGGCACCTTCGTCCCGCCGCATATTCATCCCGATCAGGATGAGTATCTCTATATGCTGGAAGGCAAGCTCGACTTCATGCTGGGCGGCGCCGAGGCCCAGGCGACGCCGGGCGACCTGATCCGGCTCGGCATGGGTGTTCCCCACGGCATCTTCAACAAATCCGACCAGACCGCGAAAGTGCTGTTCTGGGTTTCGCCGACCCAGAAGTTGTATGACCTGTTCTGGGGCCTTCACAACATGAAGGAGCAGAAACCCGAGGACGTCGTGGCGATGGCGGCCGAGTTCAACATCCACTTCCTGCCGCCGCCTCCGGGGGCGTGA